The segment TGCCCTGGCACGGGCCAGGAGCGAGCCCGTTGCAAAAGACCAGGCGGACAGCGAGTACCTGACCAAGATCAAGACATATGGCCCTTTCCCGTTGCTGCGCCCGTCCCTTCGTGACTTCCGCCCCATCCTCGCGATCTCCATCTTTCTGGGCGTACTGGGCGCGGACCGCTTCTATTCAGGCAAACCGATCAGCGGAACCTTGAAGCTGGCCACGGCCGGCGGCCTCGGTGTGTGGTGGATTATCGACATCATCTCCATCCTGCGCGGCCGGACGGTAGACAAGGACGGGCATCGCTTCACCGGTGAGAAGAAATACCGGGCTGCAGCATGGCTCCTGACCATGACGCTCTTCGCAGGACTTGCCCTGTTCGCTGTCACTGCCGCGACTCCGGCCGTTACTGCGGGCATTGCGAAGGCCCACGAGGTACTCTTCCCGAAGTCCGCCCCGGTCCCGACCTGGGCCGAGATCGCAAACATCAAGGGCACCGCAGACCCTGTCATCTTCAACGTGACGGGGGACCAGCTGAGGCTGAGCTACAGCTTCCCAGGACCGGCGTACGCCTTTCTGCAGAAAATAGGCGACGCCGCCGTCCCCGCCGAAGCGCTGCTGCTCAAGGACACTAAATCAGACGGCGTCAAAGAGGTCCCGGTGACCCCCGGCAAGTACCAGCTTGTCGTGCGCGCTGACGGCGCCTGGACCGCGAAAGTCGAAGAACTGGGCGTTCACGGCTAAGCCGATCAGGACACCTCTCCATCTGTGGTGTAGTGGAGCCCATGACTGAATTAGCCGCGGGAATCCACTACGCAATTGACCCCGACCAACAGGCTCTACGAGCCGCCGACGCAGCCTGGGAGTCCGCGCGATGGGCCGCGTGGACGGTCGGCATCTCCGCGGGCATGCTCTTGCTAACGGCAGGGCTTCTTGTCGGGGCATTTCTTGCGGCAAAATACGCCAGGAAGACCTGGGAATCTACCCGCGATGAGCTTCACAACTCAAACGAAGAACTTGGCATTGTCCGCCAGGACAATCTGCAGCGAGAAGCCGTGAACGTGTCAGCGTGGCTTCAGAAAGCAAAATCCGGGAACGCTGTTGAGGTATTCGTTCGGAACGGCAATGGGGGTCCCGTCTACAACGTCACGTGCAATGTTCTGGCCAAATCAAAGCACTCGGCGACCCCAGTCATCTCAGTTCGGTCGGAGCCCTATATCGCCCTCGGCCCGGAGGATGCTAAACCGGCTAAAGGGTACGCATTCAATATGTTTCCCGATGAATACGTGTACTCCCACATTGACGGTGAGGTCCGCTACACCGTGAACCGGACAAGGAACGTGATCTTCGAATCTGAGGATGACTGGAAGCTATGGAATGGCCAAGACGATGCCGATGGGCTGGCCTTGGAACTCACCTTCCGTGACTCTGCGGGCATTTGTTGGCGCCGGGATTGGTATGGCACCCTGACGCAGCAGACTATCTGATCGAGCTGGGCAGTGAATCGCGGGTTGCCGTACACATATCCGGCATGATGAAGAAACGCGAAGACCTGGACATGGCCACCATCGTTGACGAAGCCATTTCCAACTATGCCGACTCCCGCAAACTGACAGGCGCCGTCCCGTTCGAGCAGATGAGCCAGGCCCAATTGAAGCGGATGCGTGAAGTGTTCCTGCCCGTGATCTGGAGCGCCGTACCCGCAATCCTGACCCAGCTGAACGCCAAGGCAATCCTCGCGGAGGAAACCCAGGAGGAGATCCTGGCCGATTTCAAGGTCCCCGACACCCTCGAAGGGCTGATCCAGTGAAACGGGACGCACTCGCTACGGACATCGCAACAGCCACGGACGGCTACACCGTCACTGTGACCGGGCTGAGCGAGGACCGGGATGCCGGCGAACCCAGCGTGGCAAACCGCGGCGCAGTGGAGTTGCGAATTACCAGCCCACACGGGCACGTCCTGGAATTGCATCTGCCCGGCATGGAGGCGGCAAAGCTCGTCCCGCCGCTGGTTTCCGGCGCCGTACTGCACGAGACCGAGGCGGACGTCGCCCGCCGCTATCTGCGCGATCATTCGGAGCACATGTACCCGTACCAAATCGAAAGCCTGAAGAAGCAAGCCGGGATGGAGTACGATCAGCGGCTTCTGGACGAGGCCCTGAAGACCATTACCGAGTAAAAACTACGCATGTTCCCGGGTGTAGTTCACAGCAGAAAAGCCGGACGCGGAGATTGGCCTCTACGCGTCCGGCTTTTCTGTTGTCTTCACCCTGTCAGTGAGCCGGGCCCGGTGCACCTTGCTGAAGCACCCGGCCCGGCTTATGGCGTCACCCAACACCACCCCGACACGCGATAACTCTAACCGATGGATTAAATGGTCCGCAAGCGAAGGACCCTGATGTTTCCGCCCATCAGAACGCCGGGACGGCGGTGAAAGCCTCCCAGCCCCTGCCTTCGAGGACCAGCCTGTCGTACTTGGCAACCCCGTAGAGTCGAGCCGGTCCGAAGCGCTCGTTGTTGGCGAAGAGAATCATCGCTGCAGGGGAGTGGACGACCGTCAGGCGGAAGTGGGTCATAGCCGCTCCGCCGATGCCATGGAACGGGCCGGCCGTGGAGCCGAACATTTGAATCCAGGTAAGGCAATCGACGAAGGATTCCCGCTCCCGCTCCGCGGCTTCAAGGCCGAGCGCGGCAAGGACCGGATCCACGGCGGCCATCACCTCGGGAGTCAATAGCCGGTCGATCATGATCTTTTCAACGCCGCTCATGCCGCGGCCCCGACGGGTTCGAACACGGACCAGTTGCGGGCCTCGATCGCTTTGGCGTCATACGTCGCTGCCCCGAGTACCTTCGGGTCCTGCCCGCGTTTTTCTGCGATGAGCAGCATCGTGTCCGGAGAATAGATCAGCGTGTTGGTCCCCGTCCAGGTGGGCCAGGAAATGAAGCCCGTGTAGGAGGCGGTACGGCAGGCGTCGCCGAGTCCGCGGGCGGAAAGGGCCGATGCTGCCTGAGCCTGCACGTCGGGACTGAGAAGGCCGTCGATAACCTTCCGCGCCATGCCGGTCATACGGCCGCGAGCTGGCGGGAGAACACGGCGTACGGCTCATCAAGGGGAAAGTCTTTCCCGACGATCTGCGTCACGAGCAACTGGTTGGCGGTACCGGCCGGTACGGCTTCCACCTGGGCGCCGACGGTGAGGCCTTCCTGCTGGTCGTAAAAGTCGGCTTCGACGACGGTGTAGGTCTTTGGTGCAGCCATGGGGTTCTCCTTCAACGGGGTTCTGCTGTCGGACCTGATGTGTGCGGACGTCCCCGATCGCATCACCGGGGCCGGATCCCGGGCGTGCCGCACACATAGTTACCGAATGCCCGTCCAACAGAAAGACATCATGAGTCAGAGTATTTTCGGCCGCGTCGCCCAGCTCGCAAAGGCCAACATCAACGACCTCCTGGACCGTGCCGAGGACCCGCAGAAGATGCTGGACCAAATGGTCCGGGACTACTCGGAGAACATTTCTGAAGCCGAATCCGCCGTCGCTCAGACCATCGGGAACCTGCGTCTCGCCGAGGAAGACCACAACCGTGCCGTCGGCGAAGCCGCAGACTGGGGCAACAAGGCCCTCGCCGCGTCCCGCAAAGCCGACGGGTACCGCACTGCCGGTAACACCGCGGACGCGGAGAAGTTCGACAACCTCGCCAAGGTCGCGATTCAGCGGCAGATGACCGCAGAGTCCACCGCCAAGGCCCAGGAACCGAACCTGGACGCCCAGACTAAGGTCGTCGAGCAGCTCAAACAGGGGCTGGACCAGATGAAGGCCAAGCTCGGCGAGCTGACCGCCAAGCGCAACGAGCTCGTCGCCCGGTCCCGGACCGCCGCCGCGCAGTCCCAGGTCAATGAGGCGCTCAAGTCTCTGGATGCCGCCGATCCGACGTCCACGCTGGGCCGGTTCGAAGATCGCATCCGCCGGGAAGAAGCGACCGTCCGCGGCCAGCAGGAACTCGCCTCCTCCAGCCTGGATGCACAGTTCGCATCCCTTGAGGACCTCGGGGAGCAGACCGAGGTCGAAGCCCGCCTCGCAGCCCTGAAGTCCGGGGCCACACAGCAGGCAGCTATCAACTCCTAGACTCAGCACTCACCGCTGACCGAACACGCAGGCCCCGGCACATCTCCGGGGCCTGCGTTGGCTGTTAAAGGGCTTCTTGTTGCCCTGTCTGCCGGGCACGATCGATGAGTCCGGCAAATACCCATAACGTGCTCTGGTCCATCATCCGTTCGGCCCAATCGACGATTCTCTTGTCGTATTCGCCAAGGGAGACGTCCTCGAGTGCCTCACGCCAACGGGCCCGGGCGGCAGCGACGCTATCCCCGCCATAGCGAGCCGCAACCTCCCTGATTTCCCGAATCGGCTCGGAGTCGTATGGTCCGGCTTTGAGTGTGTCCATGTCCGAATCTTCCCATTCCACAATGAAGGCCCGGAATAGCCGTCGGGAGAAGTTTCCGTCAAGCAAAACCGACTTCGGGCTGCGCTGTTTCGCCACAGCCGCACACATGCCAGGCATGACCGTGATCCCCATGAACCGCCAGCCCAAGGGCGTACCCGTAGGCGGCCAGTTCGCCGCCACCGCCCACGCCGAACCCTCAGTCTCCCTTGCCCCTGTCACCGCAGGCCGCCACGCTGCACCAGCCACCCATAACCGGCCCGTCCCCGGGTCGCTGCTCATGGCGCACTTCCAGGACCCGAAGCTTGTCGGCGAACTCGAATGGGAGATCGAACGAAGCGTCCGGGACGGGGTCTCCGACACTGAGCTCGACTACTTCTCTGAGTCCTTCAGCGACCACGTCCCGAACCTTCACCCGGAGGAAGCCTACGGCTACTTCAGCAAGGCCCGGGAAGCC is part of the Arthrobacter methylotrophus genome and harbors:
- a CDS encoding TM2 domain-containing protein — its product is MTSTLGTDQLFTDRIVDHPDREDRNCVGTENGLQLPYLDLDDPDFTWPSQPPVSLPLRATANRTGEAATELKRNRGALRGQVNDVEHFPTRRSLRAAQALETRAVTTGSQAIAPTTVIVASHVAESYVDLASDRPRPDVLVDDAMDREALAEDLEAALLAALEEAPELEEPIVRKQRIALARARSEPVAKDQADSEYLTKIKTYGPFPLLRPSLRDFRPILAISIFLGVLGADRFYSGKPISGTLKLATAGGLGVWWIIDIISILRGRTVDKDGHRFTGEKKYRAAAWLLTMTLFAGLALFAVTAATPAVTAGIAKAHEVLFPKSAPVPTWAEIANIKGTADPVIFNVTGDQLRLSYSFPGPAYAFLQKIGDAAVPAEALLLKDTKSDGVKEVPVTPGKYQLVVRADGAWTAKVEELGVHG
- a CDS encoding PspA/IM30 family protein, whose amino-acid sequence is MMSQSIFGRVAQLAKANINDLLDRAEDPQKMLDQMVRDYSENISEAESAVAQTIGNLRLAEEDHNRAVGEAADWGNKALAASRKADGYRTAGNTADAEKFDNLAKVAIQRQMTAESTAKAQEPNLDAQTKVVEQLKQGLDQMKAKLGELTAKRNELVARSRTAAAQSQVNEALKSLDAADPTSTLGRFEDRIRREEATVRGQQELASSSLDAQFASLEDLGEQTEVEARLAALKSGATQQAAINS